The Papio anubis isolate 15944 chromosome 1, Panubis1.0, whole genome shotgun sequence genome window below encodes:
- the FAM72A gene encoding protein FAM72A isoform X3, translated as MPTTTAPRWTAAARVRRNGRGGWVRAALRSESQDRVPGCTVMGGETRSPENAVDFTGRCYFTKICKCKLKDIACLKCGNIVGYHVIVPCSSCLLSCNNGHFWMFHSQAVYDINRLDSTGVNVLLWGNLPEIEESTDEDVLNISAEECIR; from the exons ATGCCAACGACGACCGCCCCACGGTGGACCGCGGCTGCCCGTGTGCGGAGGAACGGGAGAGGCGGCTGGGTGCGGGCTGCGCTGCGGTCCGAGAGCCAGGACAGAGTCCCAGGCTGTACAGTGATGGGCGGAGAGACTCGCAGTCCTGAGAA CGCAGTGGACTTCACTGGAAGATGCTATTTCACCAAAATCTGCAAATGTAAACTGAAGGACATCGCATGTTTAAAATG TGGGAATATTGTAGGTTATCACGTGATTGTTCCATGTAGTTCCTGTCTTCTTTCCTGCAACAACGGACACTTCTGGATGTTTCACAGCCAGGCAGTTTATGATATTAACAGACTGGACTCCACAG gTGTAAACGTCCTACTCTGGGGCAACTTGCCAGAGATAGAAGAGAGTACAGATGAAGATGTGTTAAATATCTCAGCAGAGGAGTGTATTAGATGA
- the FAM72A gene encoding protein FAM72A isoform X4 has translation MSTNICSFKDRCVSILCCKFCKQVLSSRGMKAVLLADTEIDLFSTDIPPTNAVDFTGRCYFTKICKCKLKDIACLKWCKRPTLGQLARDRREYR, from the exons ATGTCTACCAACATTTGTAGTTTCAAGGACAGGTGCGTGTCCATCCTGTGTTGCAAATTCTGTAAACAAGTGCTCAGCTCTAGGGGAATGAAGGCTGTTTTGCTGGCTGATACTGAAATAGACCTTTTCTCTACAGACATCCCTCCTACCAA CGCAGTGGACTTCACTGGAAGATGCTATTTCACCAAAATCTGCAAATGTAAACTGAAGGACATCGCATGTTTAAAATG gTGTAAACGTCCTACTCTGGGGCAACTTGCCAGAGATAGAAGAGAGTACAGATGA
- the FAM72A gene encoding protein FAM72A isoform X1, which translates to MSTNICSFKDRCVSILCCKFCKQVLSSRGMKAVLLADTEIDLFSTDIPPTNAVDFTGRCYFTKICKCKLKDIACLKCGNIVGYHVIVPCSSCLLSCNNGHFWMFHSQAVYDINRLDSTGVNVLLWGNLPEIEESTDEDVLNISAEECIR; encoded by the exons ATGTCTACCAACATTTGTAGTTTCAAGGACAGGTGCGTGTCCATCCTGTGTTGCAAATTCTGTAAACAAGTGCTCAGCTCTAGGGGAATGAAGGCTGTTTTGCTGGCTGATACTGAAATAGACCTTTTCTCTACAGACATCCCTCCTACCAA CGCAGTGGACTTCACTGGAAGATGCTATTTCACCAAAATCTGCAAATGTAAACTGAAGGACATCGCATGTTTAAAATG TGGGAATATTGTAGGTTATCACGTGATTGTTCCATGTAGTTCCTGTCTTCTTTCCTGCAACAACGGACACTTCTGGATGTTTCACAGCCAGGCAGTTTATGATATTAACAGACTGGACTCCACAG gTGTAAACGTCCTACTCTGGGGCAACTTGCCAGAGATAGAAGAGAGTACAGATGAAGATGTGTTAAATATCTCAGCAGAGGAGTGTATTAGATGA
- the FAM72A gene encoding protein FAM72A isoform X2 has product MSTNICSFKDSAVDFTGRCYFTKICKCKLKDIACLKCGNIVGYHVIVPCSSCLLSCNNGHFWMFHSQAVYDINRLDSTGVNVLLWGNLPEIEESTDEDVLNISAEECIR; this is encoded by the exons ATGTCTACCAACATTTGTAGTTTCAAGGACAG CGCAGTGGACTTCACTGGAAGATGCTATTTCACCAAAATCTGCAAATGTAAACTGAAGGACATCGCATGTTTAAAATG TGGGAATATTGTAGGTTATCACGTGATTGTTCCATGTAGTTCCTGTCTTCTTTCCTGCAACAACGGACACTTCTGGATGTTTCACAGCCAGGCAGTTTATGATATTAACAGACTGGACTCCACAG gTGTAAACGTCCTACTCTGGGGCAACTTGCCAGAGATAGAAGAGAGTACAGATGAAGATGTGTTAAATATCTCAGCAGAGGAGTGTATTAGATGA